From a single Rutidosis leptorrhynchoides isolate AG116_Rl617_1_P2 chromosome 5, CSIRO_AGI_Rlap_v1, whole genome shotgun sequence genomic region:
- the LOC139846624 gene encoding protein NRT1/ PTR FAMILY 7.3: MESFNLSKKVKCINDEEEEERLSTLDGSVDFHGRPALKAKTGRWTAGTIILVNQGLVTLAFFGVGVNLVLYLTRVLQQGNAEAANNVSKWTGTVYIFSLVGALLSDSYWGRFKTCAIFQAIFVLGLGGLSVASSMFLITPKGCGDRTTTCSTHKNWEIGLFYISIYMIALGYGGYQPNIATFGADQFDEEDNNEAHSKVAFFSYFYLALNLGSLFSNTILSYFEDEGMWTLGFWLSTGSAFAGLALFLCGTIRYRHFKPSGNPVNRFCQVFVAASKKWRVKLPQGEEALFIEDKDSSLNTGRKILHTHEFKFLDKAAFITSRDFNDPKQGTHNPWSLCPVSQVEEVKCILRLLPIWLCTIIYSVVFTQMASLFVEQGAAMKSTISGFQIPASSMSSFDILSVALFIFLYRRVLGPLVLLFKKKDSKGLTELQRMGIGLIIAILSMVSAGIVECYRLRYANQDCVNCDPSSSLSIFWQVPQYAFVGASEVFMYVGQLEFFNAQAPDALKSFGSALCMTSISLGNYVSSFIVTIVMKISTEDKMPGWIPGNLNRGHLDRFFFLLAGLTAVDLLVYIVFAKWYKSIKLEGKNDEDNDTDESEV; the protein is encoded by the exons TGAATCAAGGACTAGTTACTTTGGCCTTTTTTGGAGTTGGAGTCAACCTAGTTCTGTATCTAACAAGGGTTCTACAACAAGGTAACGCTGAGGCTGCAAACAACGTTAGCAAATGGACCGGAACTGTCTATATTTTTTCACTTGTCGGTGCTTTGCTAAGCGACTCGTATTGGGGTAGATTCAAAACTTGTGCCATCTTTCAAGCCATCTTTGTCTTG GGTTTAGGAGGATTATCAGTGGCTTCGAGCATGTTCTTAATCACGCCAAAAGGTTGTGGTGATCGCACCACAACATGTTCGACCCACAAAAACTGGGAAATAGGGTTGTTTTACATCTCGATATACATGATTGCGTTAGGATACGGTGGGTACCAACCGAATATCGCAACGTTCGGAGCTGATCAATTCGACGAGGAAGATAATAATGAGGCACACTCGAAAGTAGCCTTTTTTAGCTACTTTTATCTTGCTCTAAACCTTGGATCACTATTTTCCAACACGATCTTGAGTTACTTTGAGGATGAAGGGATGTGGACCCTCGGCTTTTGGTTGTCGACTGGGTCCGCATTTGCGGGACTAGCCCTGTTTCTTTGTGGGACCATCAGGTACAGGCATTTTAAGCCAAGTGGGAACCCTGTAAACAGATTTTGTCAAGTGTTTGTGGCTGCATCGAAAAAGTGGAGAGTTAAGTTGCCACAAGGTGAAGAGGCTTTGTTTATAGAAGATAAAGACAGTTCTCTTAATACTGGGAGAAAGATACTCCATACACATGAATTCAA GTTTCTGGACAAAGCAGCATTCATTACTTCAAGAGATTTCAACGACCCGAAACAGGGGACCCACAACCCGTGGAGTTTATGCCCTGTTTCACAGGTTGAAGAGGTGAAATGCATTCTAAGATTGCTTCCCATTTGGCTCTGCACCATAATCTACTCAGTCGTATTCACCCAAATGGCGTCTCTTTTCGTCGAACAAGGTGCAGCCATGAAAAGTACTATTTCCGGGTTCCAAATCCCCGCATCAAGCATGTCAAGTTTCGACATTTTAAGTGTCGCACTATTCATTTTCCTTTACCGAAGAGTTCTTGGCCCACTTGTACTATTGTTCAAGAAAAAAGACTCAAAAGGGTTAACCGAGCTTCAAAGAATGGGAATCGGGCTCATAATTGCAATACTATCTATGGTTTCAGCTGGTATCGTCGAATGTTATAGACTAAGATACGCTAATCAAGATTGCGTTAATTGTGACCCCTCGAGCTCGTTAAGCATATTTTGGCAAGTACCTCAGTACGCGTTCGTTGGTGCTTCAGAAGTTTTTATGTATGTGGGTCAACTTGAGTTTTTCAATGCACAAGCACCTGATGCATTAAAAAGCTTCGGAAGTGCACTTTGTATGACGTCGATTTCGCTTGGAAACTACGTTAGTAGTTTCATTGTTACGATCGTTATGAAGATTTCAACAGAAGACAAAATGCCAGGTTGGATTCCGGGAAATTTAAACCGAGGACATTTAGACAGATTTTTCTTCTTGCTAGCTGGATTAACTGCAGTTGATCTGTTGGTTTATATTGTGTTCGCGAAATGGTACAAAAGTATTAAACTTGAGGGGAAGAATGATGAAGATAACGATACTGACGAAAGTGAAGTGTAA